Below is a genomic region from Penaeus monodon isolate SGIC_2016 chromosome 33, NSTDA_Pmon_1, whole genome shotgun sequence.
AGCCCCCTGGAGGGCCGCTTCCGCCTGGTCAAGCCGGAGGAGGTGGCCAAGCGCTGGGGGGCCGTCAAGAAGAACAGCAGCATGAACTATGAGAAGTTCGGCCGAGCTATGAGGTTGCCAACATTTTAAGGACACGTGCATGTACTTACAGACATGCACGNNNNNNNNNNNNNNNNNNNNNNNNNNNNNNNNNNNNNNNNNNNNNNNNNNNNNNNNNNNNNNNNNNNNNNNNNNNNNNNNNNNNNNNNNNNNNNNNNNNNNNNNNNNNNNNNNNNNNNNNNNNNNNNNNNNNNNNNNNNNNNNNNNNNNNNNNNNNNNNNNNNNNNTGGTGCAAATAACTTCAAAGTAAAAAGCTTTGTTTTTGCTATAAACATTCAAATGCATACAAATTAAGATATGAACATTCACATTATcttcccctataaaaaaaaaacggtgtcgAGACTTTTTCTCACACTTCTTGTCCCTCACAGGTACCAGTACAAGATCAAGACCCTGAAAAGAGCGAAGCAGAAGCTGGTCTACAAATTCGGGACCAACGCCTCGGGCTGGCAGTGCTCAGAGCGACACACGGAGATGAGTTCCAAGGAGGGCGTGGCGTGAAGCCAGGGGCACCATAAGACTCATTGAATTGCTGTTCGCTGTTTGACTGGATTATTTAGCATATCAGAGCTCGATATGAGTATTTACGAGCATGATGACAACGTGATATTAACTGGAGATTTAGAGGTGATAAAACCGAGTGCTGTAAAATGTCTGAATAGAAAGGACAATTGTATGAACATGAACGCTGTATACTGCCTTACACTTTTagctttttttacattatcatgtaGACGAGCTTAAAATTCCATTAATTTCACAAGTCTTGTTATCTATTGATCTGGTGTTTAGCTTTGTATTTAAgcgatttttatttaatttctacatatatttttccGTATTTTAAAACTGGAAGTAGATGTACAACGTTTAAACGAACATTTGGCATTGATATTCTTTCGGGAATATTTTGGCTACAGCAGATTCAAAGAATGCATTTTGTAAcctgaaaaaagagaatgaatttcGAGTGTTCTGTTGGCGCCAGGGCTACTCGTGGTGGTGATTTGATGCTATGGCGTTAGTGTCGTTCTTCGTGTCACTAGTGTTATGCGAACTGCGGTTCTTAGAAGAATGCTGCTTGTTATTGGCTCTGGTGTGCAAGTCTGGCTGTGTCATTCTGTGAATGTTGCAGatgccttatgtatatatttttagattaaatGATTAAAGCTTTATCTATNNNNNNNNNNNNNNNNNNNNNNNNNNNNNNNNNNNNNNNNNNNNNNNNNNNNNNNNNNNNNNNNNNNNNNNNNNNNNNNNNNNNNNNNNNNNNNNNNNNNNNNNNNNNNNNNNNNNNNNNNNNNNNNNNNNNNNNNNNNNNNNNNNNNNNNNNNNNNNNNNNNNNNNNNNNNNNNNNNNNNNNNNNNNNNNNNNNNNNNNNNNNNNNNNNNNNNNNNNNNNNNNNNNNNNNNNNNNNNNNNNNNNNNNNNNNNNNNNNNNNNNNNNNNNNNNNNNNNNNNNNNNNNNNNNNNNNNNNNNNNNNNNNNNNNNNNNNNNNNNNNNNNNNNNNNNNNNNNNNNNNNNNNNNNNNNNNNNNNNNNNNNNNNNNNNNNNNNNNNNNNNNNNNNNNNNNNNNNNNNNNNNNNNNNNNNNNNNNNNNNNNNNNNNNNNNNNNNNNNNNNNNNNNNNNNNNNNNNNNNNNNNNNNNNNNNNNNNNNNNNNNNNNNNNNNNNNNNNNNNNNNNNNNNNNNNNNNNNNNNNNNNNNNNNNNNNNNNNNNNNNNNNNNNNNNNNNNNNNNNNNNNNNNNNNNNNNNNNNNNNNNNNNNNNNNNNNNNNNNNNNNNNNNNNNNNNNNNNNNNNNNNNNNNNNNNNNNNNNNNNNNNNNNNNNNNNNNNNNNNNNNNNNNNNNNNNNNNNNNNNNNNNNNNNNNNNNNNNNNNNNNNNNNNNNNNNNNNNNNNNNNNNNNNNNNNNNNNNNNNNNNNNNNNNNNNNNNNNNNNNNNNNNNNNNNNNNNNNNNNNNNNNNNNNNNNNNNNNNNNNNNNNNNNNNNNNNNNNNNNNNNNNNNNNNNNNNNNNNNNNNNNNNNNNNNNNNNNNNNNNNNNNNNNNNNNNNNNNNNNNNNNNNNNNNNNNNNNNNNNNNNNNNNNNNNNNNNNNNNNNNNNNNNNNNNNNNNNNNNNNNNNNNNNNNNNNNNNNNNNNNNNNNNNNNNNNNNNNNNNNNNNNNNNNNNNNNNNNNNNNNNNNNNNNNNNNNNNNNNNNNNNNNNNNNNNNNNNNNNNNNNNNNNNNNNNNNNNNNNNNNNNNNNNNNNNNNNNNNNNNNNNNNNNNNNNNNNNNNNNNNNNNNNNNNNNNNNNNNNNNNNNNNNNNNNNNNNNNNNNNNNNNNNNNNNNNNNNNNNNNNNNNNNNNNNNNNNNNNNNNNNNNNNNNNNNNNNNNNNNNNNNNNNNNNNNNNNNNNNNNNNNNNNNNNNNNNNNNNNNNNNNNNNNNNNNNNNNNNNNNNNNNNNNNNNNNNNNNNNNNNNNNNNNNNNNNNNNNNNNNNNNNNNNNNNNNNNNNNNNNNNNNNNNNNNNNNNNNNNNNNNNNNNNNNNNNNNNNNNNNNNNNNNNNNNNNNNNNNNNNNNNNNNNNNNNNNNNNNNNNNNNNNNNNNNNNNNNNNNNNNNNNNNNNNNNNNNNNNNNNNNNNNNNNNNNNNNNNNNNNNNNNNNNNNNNNNNNNNNNNNNNNNNNNNNNNNNNNNNNNNNNNNNNNNNNNNNNNNNNNNNNNNNNNNNNNNNNNNNNNNNNNNNNNNNNNNNNNNNNNNNNNNNNNNNNNNNNNNNNNNNNNNNNNNNNNNNNNNNNNNNNNNNNNNNNNNNNNNNNNNNNNNNNNNNNNNNNNNNNNNNNNNNNNNNNNNNNNNNNNNNNNNNNNNNNNNNNNNNNNNNNNNNNNNNNNNNNNNNNNNNNNNNNNNNNNNNNNNNNNNNNNNNNNNNNNNNNNNNNNNNNNNNNNNNNNNNNNNNNNNNNNNNNNNNNNNNNNNNNNNNNNNNNNNNNNNNNNNNNNNNNNNNNNNNNNNNNNNNNNNNNNNNNNNNNNNNNNNNNNNNNNNNNNNNNNNNNNNNNNNNNNNNNNNNNNNNNNNNNNNNNNNNNNNNNNNNNNNNNNNNNNNNNNNNNNNNNNNNNNNNNNNNNNNNNNNNNNNNNNNNNNNNNNNNNNNNNNNNNNNNNNNNNNNNNNNNNNNNNNNNNNNNNNNNNNNNNNNNNNNNNNNNNNNNNNNNNNNNNNNNNNNNNNNNNNNNNNNNNNNNNNNNNNNNNNNNNNNNNNNNNNNNNNNNNNNNNNNNNNNNNNNNNNNNNNNNNNNNNNNNNNNNNNNNNNNNNNNNNNNNNNNNNNNNNNNNNNNNNNNNNNNNNNNNNNNNNNNNNNNNNNNNNNNNNNNNNNNNNNNNNNNNNNNNNNNNNNNNNNNNNNNNNNNNNNNNNNNNNNNNNNNNNNNNNNNNNNNNNNNNNNNNNNNNNNNNNNNNNNNNNNNNNNNNNNNNNNNNNNNNNNNNNNNNNNNNNNNNNNNNNNNNNNNNNNNNNNNNNNNNNNNNNNNNNNNNNNNNNNNNNNNNNNNNNNNNNNNNNNNNNNNNNNNNNNNNNNNNNNNNNNNNNNNNNNNNNNNNNNNNNNNNNNNNNNNNNNNNNNNNNNNNNNNNNNNNNNNNNNNNNNNNNNNNNNNNNNNNNNNNNNNNNNNNNNNNNNNNNNNNNNNNNNNNNNNNNNNNNNNNNNNNNNNNNNNNNNNNNNNNNNNNNNNNNNNNNNNNNNNNNNNNNNNNNNNNNNNNNNNNNNNNNNNNNNNNNNNNNNNNNNNNNNNNNNNNNNNNNNNNNNNNNNNNNNNNNNNNNNNNNNNNNNNNNNNNNNNNNNNNNNNNNNNNNNNNNNNNNNNNNNNNNNNNNNNNNNNNNNNNNNNNNNNNNNNNNNNNNNNNNNNNNNNNNNNNNNNNNNNNNNNNNNNNNNNNNNNNNNNNNNNNNNNNNNNNNNNNNNNNNNNNNNNNNNNNNNNNNNNNNNNNNNNNNNNNNNNNNNNNNNNNNNNNNNNNNNNNNNNNNNNNNNNNNNNNNNNNNNNNNNNNNNNNNNNNNNNNNNNNNNNNNNNNNNNNNNNNNNNNNNNNNNNNNNNNNNNNNNNNNNNNNNNNNNNNNNNNNNNNNNNNNNNNNNNNNNNNNNNNNNNNNNNNNNNNNNNNNNNNNNNNNNNNNNNNNNNNNNNNNNNNNNNNNNNNNNNNNNNNNNNNNNNNNNNNNNNNNNNNNNNNNNNNNNNNNNNNNNNNNNNNNNNNNNNNNNNNNNNNNNNNNNNNNNNNNNNNNNNNNNNNNNNNNNNNNNNNNNNNNNNNNNNNNNNNNNNNNNNNNNNNNNNNNNNNNNNNNNNNNNNNNNNNNNNNNNNNNNNNNNNNNNNNNNNNNNNNNNNNNNNNNNNNNNNNNNNNNNNNNNNNNNNNNNNNNNNNNNNNNNNNNNNNNNNNNNNNNNNNNNNNNNNNNNNNNNNNNNNNNNNNNNNNNNNNNNNNNNNNNNNNNNNNNNNNNNNNNNNNNNNNNNNNNNNNNNNNNNNNNNNNNNNNNNNNNNNNNNNNNNNNNNNNNNNNNNNNNNNNNNNNNNNNNNNNNNNNNNNNNNNNNNNNNNNNNNNNNNNNNNNNNNNNNNNNNNNNNNNNNNNNNNNNNNNNNNNNNNNNNNNNNNNNNNNNNNNNNNNNNNNNNNNNNNNNNNNNNNNNNNNNNNNNNNNNNNNNNNNNNNNNNNNNNNNNNNNNNNNNNNNNNNNNNNNNNNNNNNNNNNNNNNNNNNNNNNNNNNNNNNNNNNNNNNNNNNNNNNNNNNNNNNNNNNNNNNNNNNNNNNNNNNNNNNNNNNNNNNNNNNNNNNNNNNNNNNNNNNNNNNNNNNNNNNNNNNNNNNNNNNNNNNNNNNNNNNNNNNNNNNNNNNNNNNNNNNNNNNNNNNNNNNNNNNNNNNNNNNNNNNNNNNNNNNNNNNNNNNNNNNNNNNNNNNNNNNNNNNNNNNNNNNNNNNNNNNNNNNNNNNNNNNNNNNNNNNNNNNNNNNNNNNNNNNNNNNNNNNNNNNNNNNNNNNNNNNNNNNNNNNNNNNNNNNNNNNNNNNNNNNNNNNNNNNNNNNNNNNNNNNNNNNNNNNNNNNNNNNNNNNNNNNNNNNNNNNNNNNNNNNNNNNNNNNNNNNNNNNNNNNNNNNNNNNNNNNNNNNNNNNNNNNNNNNNNTCTACNNNNNNNNNNNNNNNNNNNNNNNNNNNNNNNNNNNNNNNNNNNNNNNNNNNNNNNNNNNNNNNNNNNNNNNNNNNNNNNNNNNNNAATAGCANNNNNNNNNNNNNNNNNNNNNNNNNNNNNNNNNNNNNNNNNNNNNNNNNNNNNNNNNNNNNNNNNNNNNNNNNNNNNNNNNNNNNNNNNNNNNNNNNNNNNNNNNNNNNNNNNNNNNNNNNNNNNNNNNNNNNNNNNNNNNNNNNNNNNNNNNNNNNNNNNNNNNNNNNNNNNNNNNNNNNNNNNNNNNNNNNNNNNNNNNNNNNNNNNNNNNNNNNNNNNNNNNNNNNNNNNNNNNNNNNNNNNNNNNNNNNNNNNNNNNNNNNNNNNNNNNNNNNNNNNNNNNNNNNNNNNNNNNNNNNNNNNNNNNNNNNNNNNNNNNNNNNNNNNNNNNNNNNNNNNNNNNNNNNNNNNNNNNNNNNNNNNNNNNNNNNNNNNNNNNNNNNNNNNNNNNNNNNNNNNNNNNNNNNNNNNNNNNNNNNNNNNNNNNNNNNNNNNNNNNNNNNNNNNNNNNNNNNNNNNNNNNNNNNNNNNNNNNNNNNNNNNNNNNNNNNNNNNNNNNNNNNNNNNNNNNNNNNNNNNNNNNNNNNNNNNNNNNNNNNNNNNNNNNNNNNNNNNNNNNNNNNNNNNNNNNNNNNNNNNNNNNNNNNNNNNNNNNNNNNNNNNNNNNNNNNNNNNNNNNNNNNNNNNNNNNNNNNNNNNNNNNNNNNNNNNNNNNNNNNNNNNNNNNNNNNNNNNNNNNNNNNNNNNNNNNNNNNNNNNNNNNNNNNNNNNNNNNNNNNNNNNNNNNNNNNNNNNNNNNNNNNNNNNNNNNNNNNNNNNNNNNNCATTTCTAAATCCTAATATCCGAAAAACACACTGAATTATTGTGCATAATAGAATCTGTTTTGATGTGGTATATCTGTTGATTTTATATCACTCAGCATTCAGAGAAAAACGCTTCTCGGCAATGAAAACTAACGTAAAAGGACGACTGGATAACGGGTTGACCTGTGATTTACATCTAACACAACGATAAGGTTACCTTACGTACAGAAAGCAAAGCTGTGAAGCCCATCATGTTTGGGACATCATACTACAGCCTGGCATCTGCATGTAAATCTTCATTAGTTTGCGGCAAATCTGTAATTAATGGGTTAGATTTGTCTCTTATAATAATCGTGGGGCTGCATATCTACATTTCTTACATATAGACAGATTGCCAGtggatatataacattttattatctgccatataaatatttgaaaaccCATTTTCTCTTTACCACTGTCAAAGTATACTTGTACTTTGTTAATCATATTGTGACTAAGCCATATGTCAAGCTATTTTGTGCCACCGTCAGACACTTTCGGCACGGTGTTAATTAGATATAGAGAAAGGTCAAAGGACAAaactaattttccaaaaaaatatgtgGATTGTCAGAGATCTGAGGTGAAGTGTCTGATCTGTTCTGTGGAAAggtattttatttcatcacaGAGGAGTGTGGCAAAAGAAAATTGCATTTATAACAAGACATGGGCTTTTAACTGACNNNNNNNNNNNNNNNNNNNNNNNNNNNNNNNNNNNNNNNNNNNNNNNNNNNNNNNNNNNNNNNNNNNNNNNNNNNNNNNNNNNNNNNNNNNNNNNNNNNNNNNNNNNNNNNNNNNNNNNNNNNNNNNNNNNNNNNNNNNNNNNNNNNNNNNNNNNNNNNNNNNNNNNNNNNNNNNNNNNNNNNNNNNNNNNNNNNNNNNNNNNNNNNNNNNNNNNNNNNNNNNNNNNNNNNNNNNNNNNNNNNNNNNNNNNNNNNNNNNNNNNNNNNNNNNNNNNNNNNNNNNNNNNNNNNNNNNNNNNNNNNNNNNNNNNNNNNNNNNNNNNNNNNNNNNNNNNNNNNNNNNNNNNNNNNNNNNNNNNNNNNNNNNNNNNNNNNNNNNNNNNNNNNNNNNNNNNNNNNNNNNNNNNNNNNNNNNNNNNNNNNNNNNNNNNNNNNNNNNNNNNNNNNNNNNNNNNNNNNNNNNNNNNNNNNNNNNNNNNNNNNNNNNNNNNNNNNNNNNNNNNNNNNNNNNNNNNNNNNNNNNNNNNNNNNNNNNNNNNNNNNNNNNNNNNNNNNNNNNNNNNNNNNNNNNNNNNNNNNNNNNNNNNNNNNNNNNNNNNNNNNNNNNNNNNNNNNNNNNNNNNNNNNNNNNNNNNNNNNNNNNNNNNNNNTGAGNNNNNNNNNNNNNNNNNNNNNNNNNNNNNNNNNNNNNNNNNNNNNNNNNNNNNNNNNNNNNNNNNNNNNNNNNNNNNNNNNNNNNNNNNNNNNNNNNNNNNNNNNNNNNNNNNNNNNNNNNNNNNNNNNNNNNNNNNNNNNNNNNNNNNNNNNNNNNNNNNNNNNNNNNNNNNNNNNNNNNNNNNNNNNNNNNNNNNNNNNNNNNNNNNNNNNNNNNNNNNNNNNNNNNNNNNNNNNNNNNNNNNNNNNNNNNNNNNNNNNNNNNNNNNNNNNNNNNNNNNNNNNNNNNNNNNNNNNNNNNNNNNNNNNNNNNNNNNNNNNNNNNNNNNNNNNNNNNNNNNNNNNNNNNNNNNNNNNNNNNNNNNNNNNNNNNNNNNNNNNNNNNNNNNNNNNNNNNNNNNNNNNNNNNNNNNNNNNNNNNNNNNNNNNNNNNNNNNNNNNNNNNNNNNNNNNNNNNNNNNNNNNNNNNNNNNNNNNNNNNNNNNNNNNNNNNNNNNNNNNNNNNNNNNNNNNNNNNNNNNNNNNNNNNNNNNNNNNNNNNNNNNNNNNNNNNNNNNNNNNNNNNNNNNNNNNNNNNNNNNNNNNNNNNNNNNNNNNNNNNNNNNNNNNNNNNNNNNNNNNNNNNNNNNNNNNNNNNNNNNNNNNNNNNNNNNNNNNNNNNNNNNNNNNNNNNNNNNNNNNNNNNNNNNNNNNNNNNNNNNNNNNNNNNNNNNNNNNNNNNNNNNNNNNNNNNNNNNNNNNNNNNNNNNNNNNNNNNNNNNNNNNNNNNNNNNNNNNNNNNNNNNNNNNNNNNNNNNNNNNNNNNNNNNNNNNNNNNNNNNNNNNNNNNNNNNNNNNNNNNNNNNNNNNNNNNNNNNNNNNNNNNNNNNNNNNNNNNNNNNNNNNNNNNNNNNNNNNNNNNNNNNNNNNNNNNNNNNNNNNNNNNNNNNNNNNNNNNNNNNNNNNNNNNNNNNNNNNNNNNNNNNNNNNNNNNNNNNNNNNNNNNNNNNNNNNNNNNNNNNNNNNNNNNNNNNNNNNNNNNNNNNNNNNNNNNNNNNNNNNNNNNNNNNNNNNNNNNNNNNNNNNNNNNNNNNNNNNNNNNNNNNNNNNNNNNNNNNNNNNNNNNNNNNNNNNNNNNNNNNNNNNNNNNNNNNNNNNNNNNNNNNNNNNNNNCGATTGAATATGAGGCTCTAGATTCCAGGGTAGATCAAGTGGCACTGATCTTTTGATTTGTTTCCAGCTTGGCCATGTCACATATAGAAAACATTTTGAGCCTCTGCTTACAGCCAGATGAGACTGAATGCAACCACTTGATTGAACCCGCACAACTCATGAGCATTCTTCCTGCACAGTATGTGATTCCATATTTCAGCAACAcatgattttggggaaaatattttgtAATGCTGGTAATTCTTTCGNNNNNNNNNNNNNNNNNNNNNNNNNNNNNNNNNNNNNNNNNNNNNNNNNNNNNNNNNNNNNNNNNNNNNNNNNNNNNNNNNNNNNNNNNNNNNCAGTGGTAAAACAATAANNNNNNNNNNNNNNNNNNNNNNNNNNNNNNNNNNNNNNNNNNNNNNCTCGAGGAGTAGCTGNNNNNNNNNNNNNNNNNNNNNNNNNNNNNNNNNNNNNNNNNNNNNNNNNNNNNNNNNNNNNNNNNNNNNNNNNNNNNNNNNNNNNNNNNNNNNNNNNNNNNNNNNNNNNNNNNNNNNNNNNNNNNNNNNNNNNNNNNNNNNNNNNNNNNNNNNNNNNNNNNNNNNNNNNNNNNNNNNNNNNNNNNNNNNNNNNNNNNNNNNNNNNNNNNNNNNNNNNNNNNNNNNNNNNNNNNNNNNNNNNNNNNNNNNNNNNNNNNNNNNNNNNNNNNNNNNNNNNNNNNNNNNNNNNNNNNNNNNNNNNNNNNNNNNNNNNNNNNNNNNNNNNNNNNNNNNNNNNNNNNNNNNNNNNNNNNNNNNNNNNNNNNNNNNNNNNNNNNNNNNNNNNNNNNNNNNNNNNNNNNNNNNNNNNNNNNNNNNNNNNNNNNNNNNNNNNNNNNNNNNNNNNNNNNNNNNNNNNNNNNNNNNNNNNNNNNNNNNNNNNNNNNNNNNNNNNNNNNNNNNNNNNNNNNNNNNNNNNNNNNNNNNNNNNNNNNNNNNNNNNNNNNNNNNNNNNNNNNNNNNNNNNNNNNNNNNNNNNNNNNNNNNNNNNNNNNNNNNNNNNNNNNNNNNNNNNNNNNNNNNNNNNNNNNNNNNNNNNNNNNNNNNNNNNNNNNNNNNNNNNNNNNNNNNNNNNNNNNNNNNNNNNNNNNNNNNNNNNNNNNNNNNNNNNNNNNNNNNNNNNNNNNNNNNNNNNNNNNNNNNNNNNNNNNNNNNNNNNNNNNNNNNNNNNNNNNNNNNNNNNNNNNNNNNNNNNNNNNNNNNNNNNNNNNNNNNNNNNNNNNNNNNNNNNNNNNNNNNNNNNNNNNNNNNNNNNNNNNNNNNNNNNNNNNNNNNNNNNNNNNNNNNNNNNNNNNNNNNNNNNNNNNNNNNNNNNNNNNNNNNNNNNNNNNNNNNNNNNNNNNNNNNNNNNNNNNNNNNNNNNNNNNNNNNNNNNNNNNNNNNNNNNNNNNNNNNNNNNNNNNNNNNNNNNNNNNNNNNNNNNNNNNNNNNNNNNNNNNNNNNNNNNNNNNNNNNNNNNNNNNNNNNNNNNNNNNNNNNNNNNNNNNNNNNNNNNNNNNNNNNNNNNNNNNNNNNNNNNNNNNNNNNNNNNNNNNNNNNNNNNNNNNNNNNNNNNNNNNNNNNNNNNNNNNNNNNNNNNNNNNNNNNNNNNNNNNNNNNNNNNNNNNNNNNNNNNNNNNNNNNNNNNNNNNNNNNNNNNNNNNNNNNNNNNNNNNNNNNNNNNNNNNNNNNNNNNNNNNNNNNNNNNNNNNNNNNNNNNNNNNNNNNNNNNNNNNNNNNNNNNNNNNNNNNNNNNNNNNNNNNNNNNNNNNNNNNNNNNNNNNNNNNNNNNNNNNNNNNNNNNNNNNNNNNNNNNNNNNNNNNNNNNNNNNNNNNNNNNNNNNNNNNNNNNNNNNNNNNNNNNNNNNNNNNNNNNNNNNNNNNNNNNNNNNNNNNNNNNNNNNNNNNNNNNNNNNNNNNNNNNNNNNNNNNNNNNNNNNNNNNNNNNNTTCCATATTGTTGCTTTATGTGCCACATTGTGAAATGAATTtattgcttacatatatatatgttaaatatgacAGAAACAAGGACACAACCTTGTTTTATTCCCACTGTTATGCTGAGGGTGTTGGATGGTGTTCCACCAACTGGTACCTTGGCTGACATGTCTTCGTGGAAGGTGCAAAGCAAGGCTAAAAATTTTGGTGGACAATCAAAGCATTTCGTGCTTTACTGTGTTGAATGCCTTCGCAAGGTCAATGAAAGTCAGGTAGATATCTTGATTTTGTCACTGACATTTCTCTTGAAATTGTCATGCAACGAAGATTATGTCCGCAGAACTGAGATTTTTCATGATGCTGCATTGGGACTCGGAAAGAGTACTCATGATAGGAAAATTTATGTCTTGTTAGCATTACGCATCATAGAATCTTTCCATATGCACCAAGTAAAGATAGTCCTCTGTAAAATCTTTACAGTCTTTTCACTTGTAGATCATTGTGATGATT
It encodes:
- the LOC119594053 gene encoding ETS-related transcription factor Elf-5-like isoform X2; this encodes MVWEFLRSLLQDPKANPAIIRWESPLEGRFRLVKPEEVAKRWGAVKKNSSMNYEKFGRAMRYQYKIKTLKRAKQKLVYKFGTNASGWQCSERHTEMSSKEGVA